One segment of Streptomyces sp. NBC_00576 DNA contains the following:
- a CDS encoding phage tail protein, with protein sequence MSRAAVPGLPSRHPIGEQLPALYAEDDFAQRFTAGLDTVLAPVFATLDNLPAYLDPRVTPADFLAWLASWVGVADDPQWPVERRREAVARAVELHRWRGTRRGMVEALRLALGVHAEVTGDGGAVWSSTPGADLPPEPPAEVLVRVWPDGPDGEARVDPARVQEVVRAMCPVHTVCRVELLPGPPIDEGR encoded by the coding sequence ATGAGCCGCGCGGCCGTGCCCGGTCTGCCGAGCAGACACCCCATCGGCGAGCAACTACCGGCCCTGTACGCCGAGGACGACTTCGCGCAGCGCTTCACCGCCGGACTCGACACCGTCCTCGCCCCGGTGTTCGCGACCCTCGACAATCTGCCCGCCTATCTCGACCCCCGGGTGACCCCCGCCGACTTCCTCGCCTGGCTGGCGTCCTGGGTGGGTGTCGCCGACGACCCGCAGTGGCCGGTGGAACGGCGCCGCGAGGCGGTCGCCCGCGCGGTGGAACTGCACCGGTGGCGCGGTACCCGGCGCGGCATGGTCGAGGCCCTGCGGCTCGCGCTCGGCGTCCACGCCGAGGTCACCGGGGACGGCGGCGCGGTGTGGTCGAGCACCCCCGGCGCCGACCTGCCGCCGGAGCCCCCCGCCGAGGTCCTGGTCCGCGTGTGGCCGGACGGGCCGGACGGCGAGGCCCGGGTGGACCCGGCCAGGGTCCAGGAGGTCGTCAGGGCCATGTGCCCGGTGCACACCGTCTGCCGGGTGGAACTCCTGCCCGGCCCGCCCATCGACGAAGGGAGGTGA
- a CDS encoding NADase-type glycan-binding domain-containing protein produces the protein MRTRLTGRGRGEERGASTASAEGEGSGTTSGRHGETTNPAPRPSPADADAEPSAPAPRTSAASAAPVTPPAPPTPPAPAPRNSPAPQNSSGPRRPAGPTPDTPTPAPIQPIQPVQPAKPVAPRPVVRPAEVPDEVAGAPCPSCGTPNPPGRRFCRRCATALNPAAKPEPLPWWRTVWPFRRRVRASSGRAVRLLVILAVVVALCAGALLLLPAGRALFEDTRDKLGKPKAVTPVSIRASAQVPGHPATNTTDGLSNSYWGAPAPGASVTYTFGKPFRMVDILITNGPSRNPEDYHSQARALQVDVEVTTSDGERHNKQLTLGDKPGFQPNPTGISDVKTVRLTLRSPVGLTPGRQLALAEVEFFQRS, from the coding sequence TTGCGCACCCGGCTGACGGGTCGCGGCCGAGGCGAGGAGCGGGGCGCCAGCACGGCGTCGGCCGAGGGCGAAGGCTCCGGGACCACCTCCGGCCGGCACGGGGAGACGACAAACCCCGCACCCCGGCCCAGCCCCGCCGACGCCGACGCCGAGCCCTCCGCTCCCGCCCCCCGCACGAGCGCGGCGTCAGCAGCCCCGGTCACCCCTCCTGCTCCGCCCACTCCACCGGCTCCGGCCCCTCGGAACTCGCCGGCCCCTCAGAACTCGTCGGGCCCCCGGCGCCCGGCCGGCCCCACCCCCGACACGCCAACTCCCGCCCCCATCCAGCCCATCCAGCCCGTACAGCCCGCGAAGCCGGTGGCCCCGCGCCCGGTCGTACGCCCCGCAGAGGTCCCCGACGAGGTGGCAGGCGCCCCCTGCCCCTCCTGCGGCACCCCCAACCCGCCCGGCCGCCGGTTCTGCCGACGTTGCGCGACCGCGCTGAACCCCGCCGCGAAGCCCGAACCGCTGCCGTGGTGGCGGACCGTGTGGCCGTTCCGCCGTCGGGTGCGGGCGAGTTCGGGCAGGGCGGTGCGACTCCTGGTGATCCTGGCCGTGGTCGTGGCGCTGTGCGCCGGCGCTCTCCTGCTGCTCCCCGCCGGACGCGCCCTGTTCGAGGACACCCGGGACAAACTGGGCAAGCCCAAGGCCGTGACCCCGGTGAGCATCAGGGCGAGCGCCCAGGTCCCCGGGCACCCGGCGACGAACACCACGGACGGACTGAGCAACAGCTACTGGGGCGCGCCCGCGCCCGGCGCCTCGGTGACCTACACCTTCGGCAAGCCGTTCCGGATGGTCGACATCCTCATCACCAACGGCCCGTCCAGGAACCCGGAGGACTACCACAGTCAGGCACGCGCACTCCAAGTGGACGTGGAGGTGACGACGTCCGACGGCGAGCGGCACAACAAGCAGCTCACCCTCGGCGACAAACCGGGTTTCCAGCCGAACCCCACCGGGATCAGCGACGTGAAGACGGTACGCCTGACCCTGCGCTCACCCGTCGGCCTGACTCCGGGCCGTCAACTGGCCCTCGCGGAGGTGGAGTTCTTCCAACGAAGCTGA
- a CDS encoding type II toxin-antitoxin system VapC family toxin → MTGCLVLDSEGLAKAVQRDREVHEWLTAAREADLPVVTSAAVLVEVIHPKINGAALKWTLSRLRVEPVTQTVAHSAAALLRTAGLHGHKYAIDAMLCATALQHPGRVTILTSDVEDVGLLTAGHPRVQAEKV, encoded by the coding sequence GTGACCGGTTGCCTGGTCTTGGACAGCGAGGGCCTGGCGAAGGCCGTGCAGCGTGACCGGGAGGTTCACGAGTGGCTTACGGCCGCCCGTGAAGCGGACCTGCCCGTTGTCACGTCCGCGGCGGTGCTCGTCGAGGTCATCCATCCAAAGATCAACGGCGCCGCCTTGAAGTGGACGCTGTCCCGGCTTCGCGTGGAGCCGGTCACGCAGACGGTCGCGCACTCTGCCGCCGCCCTGCTGCGGACCGCCGGGCTCCACGGTCACAAGTACGCCATCGATGCCATGCTGTGCGCGACCGCGCTGCAGCATCCCGGCCGGGTGACGATCCTGACCTCGGACGTCGAGGATGTCGGACTGCTCACCGCCGGCCACCCGCGGGTTCAGGCCGAGAAGGTCTGA
- a CDS encoding TetR/AcrR family transcriptional regulator: MTTEMKPSPRERLLEAAATLTYRDGVGIGVEALCKAAGVSKRSMYQLFESKDELLAASLKERAAAFVASLLPPADDGRSPRERILHVFAQVESQAGTPDFRGCRYLAVQIELKDQSHPASRVAHQIKANLTAFFRAEAEQGGASDPDLLARQLILVFDGASARAGIQADKLTGLVAPTVTTLLDAAGVR, encoded by the coding sequence ATGACCACCGAAATGAAACCAAGCCCCAGGGAGCGACTGCTGGAGGCTGCGGCCACGCTCACCTACCGAGACGGTGTCGGCATCGGCGTCGAGGCACTGTGCAAGGCGGCGGGGGTGTCCAAGCGCTCCATGTACCAGCTGTTCGAGAGCAAGGACGAACTGCTGGCGGCGAGCCTGAAGGAGCGTGCCGCTGCCTTCGTGGCGAGCCTCCTGCCCCCGGCGGACGACGGCCGGTCACCCCGCGAGCGGATCCTGCACGTCTTCGCGCAGGTGGAATCGCAGGCAGGGACGCCTGATTTCCGAGGCTGTCGTTACCTGGCCGTGCAGATCGAGCTCAAGGATCAGAGTCACCCCGCGAGCCGGGTGGCCCACCAGATCAAAGCGAACCTGACGGCCTTTTTCCGTGCCGAGGCCGAACAGGGTGGCGCGAGCGATCCCGACCTGCTGGCCCGGCAGCTCATCCTGGTCTTCGACGGTGCAAGCGCCCGCGCGGGAATTCAGGCCGACAAGCTGACCGGACTCGTCGCGCCCACGGTGACCACCCTGCTTGACGCGGCAGGGGTGCGCTGA
- a CDS encoding SNG1 family protein: MSGIHPFRVLRAKPLWIANGVITGVLALLFAVFYVGANIDPADHLTKLPVGLVNADKGAAAGGKQVNLGAQITESIKKSTASGDRIDWKVMGEKEMKDELGEGKLFGALVVPADFTSSVTALTGTAPTGTPARPTLTVLTNQSAGSLGSGLARTATTQAAENASLQVGRELTAQIGTAQAKLPAAARVLLTDPATVTVEDGHPLDSHSGLGLTAFYYALTLVVVGMLSANVISGQVDHALGYTHNDMGPLRLHRPLIRATRVQTLTISSTLMAGLSLLMGSLVMAGAVGLMGMDASHLPLLWLYSVCAIAVTGIGALTLLAVFGTPGMLVVTLVFIGMAVPTAGATTPIEALPGFYRFLSEFEPLRQITGGIRSILYYDAQADAGLTRGWVMIAVGLVAAGLFGFGVLGWYDRRGLHRIPAETKPEKTAVPA, encoded by the coding sequence ATGAGTGGCATTCACCCCTTCCGCGTCCTGCGCGCCAAGCCTCTGTGGATCGCGAACGGCGTCATCACGGGCGTACTCGCGCTGCTGTTCGCCGTGTTCTACGTCGGCGCGAACATCGATCCGGCCGATCACCTGACCAAACTGCCCGTCGGCCTGGTCAACGCCGACAAGGGAGCCGCTGCCGGCGGCAAGCAGGTCAACCTCGGGGCGCAGATCACCGAGTCGATCAAGAAGTCGACCGCGAGCGGGGACAGGATCGACTGGAAGGTGATGGGCGAGAAGGAGATGAAGGACGAGCTCGGCGAGGGCAAGCTGTTCGGCGCGCTCGTCGTGCCCGCCGACTTCACCTCCTCCGTCACCGCACTGACCGGTACCGCGCCCACCGGGACCCCGGCCCGCCCGACACTGACGGTGCTGACCAACCAGTCCGCCGGCAGCCTGGGCTCCGGCCTGGCCCGAACGGCGACGACCCAGGCGGCCGAGAACGCCTCGCTCCAGGTGGGCAGGGAGCTGACCGCCCAGATCGGGACCGCGCAGGCGAAGCTGCCCGCCGCCGCGCGCGTCCTGCTCACCGACCCGGCCACCGTCACGGTCGAGGACGGCCACCCCCTCGACTCACACAGCGGCCTGGGTTTGACGGCGTTCTACTACGCCCTCACCCTCGTGGTCGTCGGCATGCTCTCCGCCAACGTCATCAGCGGCCAGGTCGACCACGCCCTCGGCTACACCCACAACGACATGGGCCCCCTGCGCCTGCACCGCCCGCTGATCCGGGCGACCCGGGTGCAGACCCTCACCATCAGCAGCACCCTCATGGCCGGCCTGTCCCTGCTGATGGGAAGCCTGGTCATGGCCGGCGCGGTCGGCCTCATGGGCATGGACGCCTCCCACCTGCCACTGCTGTGGCTGTACTCGGTGTGCGCCATCGCAGTCACCGGGATCGGCGCGCTCACCCTCCTCGCGGTCTTCGGCACGCCCGGCATGCTGGTGGTCACGCTGGTCTTCATCGGGATGGCGGTGCCCACGGCCGGCGCCACCACCCCCATCGAGGCACTGCCCGGCTTCTACCGCTTCCTCTCGGAGTTCGAGCCCCTGCGGCAGATCACCGGCGGTATCCGCTCGATCCTCTACTACGACGCCCAGGCCGACGCAGGGCTGACGCGGGGCTGGGTCATGATCGCGGTCGGCCTCGTGGCGGCCGGACTGTTCGGCTTCGGCGTACTGGGGTGGTACGACCGCAGGGGACTGCACCGCATCCCGGCGGAGACGAAGCCCGAGAAGACCGCCGTCCCGGCGTAA
- a CDS encoding MerR family transcriptional regulator: MRISELSRRSGVPAATIKYYRREGLLPEGRALNPTTVEYDEEHIQRLRLIRSLIQLGGLSVARTREVLEAVERPLDAFETLAVVHHALPVPSAETSGKDGEGREGGEGGEGSADEAASGGAAARVEALIENMGWQISDASPHRPALAGSLAALSHLGTDYTADDLIPYARLATSTADLDFAQLEGIEDQIALAERAVVLSVLFEPVVRLLRRLAQEDANHRRHHRHACGRGEQPAE, translated from the coding sequence ATGAGGATTTCAGAGCTCAGCCGACGGTCCGGGGTGCCGGCGGCGACCATCAAGTACTACCGACGGGAGGGACTGCTCCCCGAGGGGCGTGCGCTGAACCCGACCACGGTCGAGTACGACGAGGAGCACATCCAGCGGCTCCGTCTGATCCGTTCCCTCATCCAGCTCGGGGGGCTGTCCGTCGCCCGCACCCGGGAAGTGCTCGAAGCCGTCGAGCGTCCGCTGGACGCGTTCGAGACCCTGGCGGTCGTCCACCACGCCCTGCCCGTTCCTTCCGCGGAGACGAGCGGGAAGGACGGCGAGGGCCGCGAAGGTGGCGAAGGTGGCGAGGGTTCCGCCGACGAGGCGGCATCCGGCGGAGCCGCCGCGAGGGTCGAGGCTCTCATCGAGAACATGGGCTGGCAGATCTCCGACGCGTCACCGCACCGCCCGGCACTCGCCGGAAGTCTCGCGGCGCTGAGTCACCTCGGTACGGACTACACGGCCGACGACCTCATCCCCTACGCACGGCTCGCCACCTCCACCGCGGACCTGGATTTCGCGCAGCTCGAAGGGATCGAGGACCAGATCGCCCTCGCCGAGCGGGCGGTGGTCCTCAGTGTGCTGTTCGAGCCGGTCGTCAGGCTGCTGCGGCGCCTGGCTCAGGAGGACGCCAATCATCGTCGCCACCACCGTCATGCGTGCGGGCGGGGGGAGCAGCCGGCGGAGTGA
- a CDS encoding DUF6230 family protein has protein sequence MSQRIGRTHWKRFAIGAVPTVVATAAVAVSMAQGALAASFSISGSDFKVSAGSLSGTGFANYATVDVARNGKRVPVAVSALENAKITDMCQSVPVDIPVLGTYTMTLKAGGSGTAVKAKDLYIDMTDLQAKSGTFRNVDIGVATGSITKGQVNPKDHVDPDGYAQQADSIEIIDAHQRVWATSAGTFELAGLHMGIVAGRDDCF, from the coding sequence ATGTCCCAGCGAATCGGCAGAACCCACTGGAAGCGTTTCGCCATCGGTGCGGTGCCGACGGTGGTCGCCACGGCGGCTGTCGCCGTCTCCATGGCCCAGGGCGCGCTGGCCGCTTCGTTCAGCATCTCCGGTTCCGACTTCAAGGTCTCGGCCGGTTCCCTGAGCGGCACCGGATTCGCCAACTACGCGACGGTGGACGTCGCCAGGAACGGCAAGCGCGTACCCGTCGCCGTCTCGGCGCTGGAGAACGCGAAGATCACCGACATGTGCCAGTCCGTTCCGGTGGACATTCCCGTGCTCGGGACCTACACGATGACGCTCAAGGCCGGCGGATCGGGTACGGCTGTCAAGGCCAAGGACCTGTACATCGACATGACCGACCTCCAGGCCAAGTCCGGCACCTTCAGGAACGTCGACATCGGCGTCGCCACCGGCTCCATCACGAAGGGCCAGGTCAACCCCAAGGATCACGTCGATCCCGACGGCTACGCCCAGCAGGCGGACTCGATCGAGATCATCGACGCCCACCAGAGGGTCTGGGCCACTTCTGCCGGGACGTTCGAACTGGCGGGCCTGCACATGGGCATCGTGGCCGGCCGCGACGACTGCTTCTGA
- a CDS encoding DUF6114 domain-containing protein, producing the protein MTSAGAPAHPRSGSGFARVRRDFRYWRRTRPFWAGLLVILAAAPIIYFPYFNLSLGALSVAMSTTAGAGSLVIGLTLIVLGGLLWFQPVIRFFAGCVAVFLGVLALPISNFGGFFVGTLCAATGGLLALAWGPVNASGDTSDDTEEPSGRAGE; encoded by the coding sequence ATGACGAGTGCCGGCGCACCCGCGCACCCCCGCAGTGGCAGCGGCTTCGCCCGTGTTCGCCGGGACTTCCGGTACTGGCGGCGCACCCGCCCCTTCTGGGCGGGCCTGCTGGTGATCCTTGCCGCCGCGCCGATCATCTACTTCCCGTACTTCAACCTCTCCCTGGGCGCCCTGTCCGTGGCGATGTCCACCACCGCGGGGGCGGGATCCCTGGTCATCGGCCTGACGTTGATCGTCCTCGGCGGACTTCTGTGGTTCCAGCCGGTCATCAGGTTCTTCGCCGGATGCGTGGCCGTCTTCCTCGGTGTGCTGGCGCTGCCCATCTCCAACTTCGGCGGATTCTTCGTCGGCACGCTGTGCGCGGCCACGGGTGGACTTCTGGCCCTGGCGTGGGGCCCGGTGAACGCGTCCGGCGACACCTCCGACGACACCGAGGAGCCGTCGGGGAGGGCCGGAGAATGA
- a CDS encoding SDR family oxidoreductase, which yields MTALKGANVFVTGGSRGIGKALVEELYARGAAKVYATARDPRTVTHPDAVPVALEVTDPASVVAAAAQAQDVTVLINNAGGSVGASFLDSPVDDVRREFETNFYGPLLLARAFVPVIERNGGGHLLNVHSALSWIALRGSYSASKAALWSQTNSLRLELQPRGIAVTGLHVGYVDTDLTVGVDAPKSDPRDVAALALDGVETGAYEVLADDISQQVKAGLAGDLAGLYAQLAK from the coding sequence ATGACCGCTCTGAAGGGCGCCAACGTGTTCGTCACCGGCGGCAGCCGAGGCATAGGCAAGGCGCTGGTGGAAGAGCTGTACGCGCGCGGCGCGGCCAAGGTGTACGCCACGGCCCGCGACCCGCGCACCGTGACGCACCCCGACGCCGTCCCGGTGGCGCTGGAGGTCACCGACCCGGCCTCCGTGGTAGCCGCCGCCGCGCAGGCGCAAGACGTGACCGTGCTGATCAACAACGCCGGTGGCTCGGTCGGCGCGTCCTTCCTCGACTCCCCGGTGGACGACGTGCGCAGGGAGTTCGAGACCAACTTCTACGGCCCGCTGCTTCTCGCCCGCGCCTTCGTGCCGGTCATCGAGCGCAACGGCGGCGGCCACCTCCTCAACGTGCACTCCGCGCTCTCCTGGATCGCGCTCCGCGGCTCCTACAGCGCATCCAAGGCCGCTCTGTGGTCGCAGACCAACTCCCTGCGCCTGGAGCTGCAACCGCGCGGCATCGCTGTCACCGGACTGCACGTGGGATACGTGGACACGGACCTGACGGTGGGCGTCGACGCGCCCAAGTCCGACCCGCGTGACGTCGCCGCACTCGCCCTCGACGGTGTCGAGACGGGAGCGTACGAGGTGCTCGCGGACGACATCTCACAGCAGGTCAAGGCGGGCCTGGCCGGGGATTTGGCAGGGCTGTACGCCCAACTGGCCAAGTAG
- a CDS encoding TetR/AcrR family transcriptional regulator, translating into MTGTQTAGRRYGGRDAAQRRQERRTRLIQAGLDLFGTVGYASVSVKQVCSHAGLTERYFYESFRDREDLLAGVYNELIATISAETAQAAAAAAPDVDAQLRAGLEVFIRTLAGDARMARLVLIEVVGASPRLEVRRREVLHEFAAMVAAVVGPLPGGPETPSSRLTMTAMSLVGGVNELLVDWTLGHQNATVDELVDLCHTLYIAAYRAISDQP; encoded by the coding sequence ATGACCGGCACACAGACCGCCGGGCGGCGCTACGGCGGACGCGACGCAGCGCAACGCCGGCAGGAGCGCCGCACCCGCCTCATCCAGGCGGGCCTCGACCTGTTCGGCACGGTCGGATACGCCTCGGTCTCCGTCAAGCAGGTGTGCTCGCATGCCGGACTGACCGAGCGCTACTTCTACGAGTCGTTCCGCGACCGCGAAGACCTTCTCGCCGGGGTCTACAACGAGCTGATCGCGACGATCAGCGCCGAAACCGCGCAGGCCGCAGCCGCCGCCGCACCCGATGTCGACGCCCAACTACGCGCCGGCCTGGAGGTGTTCATCCGCACACTGGCCGGCGACGCCCGCATGGCCCGCCTGGTGCTCATCGAGGTCGTGGGCGCCAGCCCCCGTCTCGAAGTACGCCGCCGTGAGGTCCTGCACGAATTCGCCGCGATGGTCGCCGCCGTCGTCGGACCACTCCCTGGCGGCCCGGAAACCCCCTCCAGTCGGCTCACCATGACCGCGATGAGCCTCGTCGGCGGAGTCAACGAACTCCTCGTGGACTGGACCCTCGGCCACCAGAACGCCACCGTCGATGAACTGGTCGACCTGTGCCACACCCTGTACATCGCGGCCTACCGAGCCATCAGCGATCAGCCCTGA
- a CDS encoding SDR family oxidoreductase, with the protein MAAPPRNPYTFSRRERDRDRLSRTQPLTGRVIAVTGAGRGIGRAVAARLAAAGAAVAIGDLDAELARETAGAIGAHPGGRLLGLSLDVTDTPSCEDFLRTVETELGPIDVLINNAGIMWVGPFEEEPEEAALRQFDVNVHGVLRGMKLVIPGMRKRGRGHVVNIASAASKVAPAGEATYAATKHALHGYSTAVRAELRGTGVHVSLVMPGVVDTELAVGTATGPTRRLTTDQVADAVLDVVLRPRFEVFVPREIAALTRLAALLPGRARDALHHLLVPDQLAALSDRSVRAAYEQRTRTARLPEG; encoded by the coding sequence GTGGCAGCACCGCCCAGGAATCCGTACACGTTCAGCCGAAGAGAGCGCGACCGCGACAGGCTCTCCCGTACACAACCGCTGACCGGCCGAGTGATCGCGGTCACCGGCGCGGGCCGCGGAATCGGGCGTGCCGTCGCAGCCCGGCTCGCCGCGGCCGGAGCCGCCGTGGCGATCGGCGATCTCGACGCGGAGCTCGCCAGGGAGACGGCCGGCGCCATCGGCGCGCATCCCGGTGGCCGACTGCTCGGGCTGTCTCTCGACGTCACCGACACACCGTCCTGCGAAGACTTCCTGCGCACCGTCGAGACCGAGCTGGGGCCGATCGACGTACTGATCAACAACGCCGGAATCATGTGGGTGGGCCCCTTCGAGGAGGAACCGGAGGAAGCCGCCCTGCGCCAGTTCGACGTCAACGTCCACGGCGTACTGCGCGGGATGAAACTCGTGATCCCGGGGATGCGGAAACGCGGTCGCGGCCACGTGGTGAACATCGCCTCCGCCGCCAGCAAGGTCGCCCCGGCCGGCGAGGCGACCTACGCGGCGACGAAGCACGCCCTCCACGGCTACAGCACAGCCGTCCGCGCCGAACTGCGCGGCACCGGCGTGCACGTGTCCCTGGTGATGCCCGGCGTCGTGGACACCGAGCTGGCCGTGGGCACCGCGACCGGCCCCACCCGACGCCTGACGACGGACCAGGTGGCCGACGCGGTGCTCGACGTCGTGCTGCGCCCGCGGTTCGAGGTCTTCGTCCCCCGCGAGATAGCCGCCCTGACCCGGTTGGCCGCGCTGCTGCCGGGCCGTGCCCGCGACGCCCTGCATCACCTCCTTGTCCCCGACCAGCTCGCCGCCCTGTCCGACAGGTCGGTCCGCGCGGCCTACGAGCAGCGCACCCGCACCGCCCGCCTGCCCGAAGGATGA
- a CDS encoding alpha/beta fold hydrolase: protein MTGPAARRIAVGSVGSVGSLDGLDGLDGLDGLDGVELAAYQWGASTAPPVVLVHGYPDTSAVWHPVAERLADRFHVTAFDVRGAGASHRPRGLRAYRMSRLEADLAAVLDAVSPDRPVHLVGHDWGSIHSWESVTGTRLAGRIASFTSISGPCLDHVGHLIRARLRPRHPDLPKMLRQAARSWYIAYFHFPLLPALTWRALGHRWRTFLTGSQGMPGHTSYPAPTLARDAVSGTALYRANMLPRLLRPRDRPTTVPVQLIVPTRDFCVTPVLSYGVEHWTGRIQRHPIDAGHWVQLSHPEEIASRIAEFANRVEDDGSLRSPDHTAHPI from the coding sequence ATGACCGGCCCGGCCGCCCGCCGAATCGCCGTGGGCAGCGTGGGCAGCGTGGGCAGCCTGGACGGCCTGGACGGCCTGGACGGCCTGGACGGCCTGGACGGCGTGGAGTTGGCCGCCTATCAATGGGGAGCGTCCACGGCTCCTCCGGTGGTGCTGGTCCACGGCTACCCGGACACCAGCGCCGTGTGGCACCCCGTCGCCGAGCGCCTGGCCGACCGCTTCCATGTCACCGCCTTCGACGTGCGGGGAGCCGGTGCATCCCACCGGCCCAGGGGTCTGCGCGCCTACCGGATGTCCCGCCTGGAAGCCGACCTGGCGGCGGTTCTCGACGCCGTGAGCCCCGACCGCCCGGTGCACCTGGTCGGCCATGACTGGGGATCGATCCACTCCTGGGAGTCGGTCACCGGCACCCGCCTGGCCGGGCGGATCGCCTCGTTCACCTCCATCTCCGGACCCTGCCTGGACCACGTCGGCCACCTGATCCGGGCCCGCCTTCGGCCGCGGCATCCGGATCTGCCGAAGATGCTGCGGCAGGCCGCACGGTCCTGGTACATCGCCTACTTCCATTTCCCGCTCCTGCCCGCCCTGACCTGGCGAGCACTGGGACACCGCTGGCGCACCTTCCTCACCGGCTCCCAAGGCATGCCCGGGCACACCTCTTACCCCGCGCCGACGCTGGCCCGCGACGCCGTGTCCGGCACCGCGCTGTACCGCGCCAACATGCTGCCCCGCCTGCTGCGTCCCCGGGACCGGCCGACCACCGTCCCGGTTCAACTCATCGTCCCCACCCGCGACTTCTGCGTCACCCCGGTGCTGTCGTACGGAGTGGAGCACTGGACGGGCCGGATACAACGGCACCCGATCGACGCCGGGCACTGGGTACAGCTCAGCCACCCCGAGGAGATCGCGTCCCGGATCGCGGAATTCGCCAACCGCGTCGAAGACGACGGCTCTCTCCGCAGTCCGGACCACACCGCGCACCCGATCTGA
- a CDS encoding metal-dependent hydrolase, protein MFRAAHAHLQRPSEPIDHHDLVLQPRDVTFDWSTTPLHWLPGEPFATHTFDVLHLMLPELERWFVRTFEQALPLITDDRLREDVRGFIGQEAMHAEAHQEVLEHLLAKGLDPAPYTRQSEWIFRRVLGDRPELTPAAAHTHLLQRLALIAAFEHFTAYMGHWILSNGHLDQAGADPAMLDLFRWHGAEEVEHRSVAFDLLVHLDPRYRRRLVGMLVTAPVLIRLWIRGVRFLMSADPELDDRVKVRFRDYQAAARKDLLPRPVAFARSVLRYFRPGYHPTQEGSTQQAVAYLAASPAARAAAQ, encoded by the coding sequence ATGTTCCGAGCCGCACATGCCCACCTGCAACGTCCGTCCGAGCCCATCGACCACCACGACCTGGTGCTGCAACCCCGAGACGTCACTTTCGACTGGAGCACCACCCCGCTGCACTGGCTGCCGGGTGAGCCCTTCGCGACCCACACCTTCGACGTGCTCCACCTCATGCTCCCCGAGCTCGAACGCTGGTTCGTGCGCACCTTCGAGCAGGCACTGCCCCTGATCACCGACGACCGGCTGCGCGAGGACGTACGCGGCTTCATCGGCCAGGAAGCGATGCACGCCGAGGCGCACCAGGAGGTCCTGGAGCACCTGCTCGCCAAGGGGCTGGACCCGGCTCCGTACACCCGGCAGTCCGAATGGATCTTCCGAAGGGTGCTCGGGGACCGGCCGGAGCTGACGCCGGCCGCCGCGCACACGCACCTCCTCCAACGGCTCGCCCTCATAGCGGCCTTCGAGCACTTCACCGCGTACATGGGTCACTGGATTCTCAGCAACGGGCATCTGGACCAGGCCGGCGCGGACCCCGCGATGCTCGATCTGTTCCGCTGGCACGGCGCGGAGGAGGTCGAACACCGTTCGGTCGCGTTCGACCTGCTGGTGCACCTCGATCCCCGGTACCGGCGCCGACTGGTCGGCATGCTCGTCACCGCTCCGGTGCTGATCCGGCTGTGGATTCGCGGAGTCCGCTTCCTGATGAGCGCCGACCCCGAACTGGACGACCGGGTCAAGGTCCGCTTCCGCGACTACCAGGCCGCGGCCCGCAAGGACCTGTTGCCCCGGCCGGTCGCGTTCGCCCGCTCGGTGCTGCGCTACTTCCGCCCCGGCTACCACCCGACCCAGGAGGGCTCGACCCAGCAGGCGGTCGCCTACCTGGCGGCGTCCCCCGCTGCCCGGGCGGCCGCCCAATGA